GGTGGGCATAGCATCGACGTTTGCTCGCTCGCCGTATCCCCACTGGAGACCCCATGAACAAGTCCACCGCCTGGATGGCGCCGTTGTTGCTGGCCGCCACCGCCTTCCAGGCCACGGCGCAGACCGCGCCGCCACAGGACGTGCCGTTCGCCGGCACGCTGAAGATCGACGTCGACGCGACCGACCTGGCGCGCCGCATCTTCCGCGTGCGCACCACAATCCCGGCCACGCCGGGACCGATGACCCTGCTGTATCCGCAATGGATTCCCGGCAACCATTCGCCGACCGGGCCGATCGACAAGCTGGCCGGCCTGGTGGTCAAGGCCAACGGCCAGGTGCTGCCGTGGACGCGCGACCAGTTCGACGTGTTCGCGTTCAAGGTCGAGGTGCCGCAAGGCGCGAGCGAGATCGTCGCCGAGTACCAGTTCCTGTCCTCGCAGGGCGACGGCCAGGGTCGGGTGATGATGACCCCGGAGATGCTCAACCTGCAGTGGAACACCGCCGCGCTGTATCCGGCCGGCTACTACGCGCGCAACATCAAGGCCCAGGCCAGCGTGAGGTTGCCGCCGGGCTGGAGCTACGCCACCGCGCTGGAGACCGCCGGCCGGGTCGGCGACACGGTGACGTTCAAGCCGATCGATTTCGACGACCTGGTCGATTCGCCGATGTTCGCCGGCAAGTACTACAAGCGCGTCGCGCTGGATGCCGGCGGCAAGGCGCCGGTGTATTTGAACGTGTTCGCCGACGAGGCCAAGTCGCTGGAGGCCAAGCCCGAGCAGATCAAGGCGCATGCGGCGCTGGTGCAGCAGATGGACAAGCTGTACGGCGCGCGCCATTTCGACCACTACGAGTTCCTGCTGGCGTTGACCGAGAAGCTCGGCGGCATCGGCCTGGAGCATCACCGTTCCAGCGAGAACAGCGGCCCGCCCAACTACTTCACCGAGTGGGACAAGAGCTGGGCGGGACGCGACCTGCTCGCGCACGAGTTCAATCATTCCTGGAACGGCAAGTACCGCCGCGGCGCCGACCTGGCCACGCCGAGCTTCAACGTGCCGATGGGCGACAGCCTGCTGTGGCTGTACGAAGGCCAGACCCAGTTCTTCGGCGAAGTGCTGGCCGCGCGTTCGGGCCTGTGGACCCAGGTCCAGGCGCGCGACATGCTCGCCGAGGTCGCCGCGACCTACCAGCGCGGCCGCCCCGGCATGGTCTGGCGCACGCTGCAGGACACCACCAACGATCCGACCATGTCGATGCGCCGGCCGCGGGCCTACCGCAGCTACCAGATGAGCGAGGACTACTATTCCGGCGGGCAGATGCTGTGGCTGGAGACCGATGCCAAGCTGCGCGAGCTCAGCGGCAACAAGCGTTCGATCGACGACTTCGCCAAGGCCTTCTTCGGCATGCACGACGGCGCCTGGGACGTGAATCCCTACACCTTCGACGACATCGTCGCCACGCTCGACGGCGTCGCCAAGTACGACTGGGCGAGCTTCCTGCGCAGCCGCGTCGACGGCCACGGGCCGCTGGTCGGCGGCATCGAGGCCAGCGGCTGGAAGCTGGTCTACAGCGACCAGCCGAACGAGGCGATCAAGGCCTACGAGGCAACCAAGAAGGGCGTCGGCCTGACCTATTCGCTGGGCCTGAGCCTGGACGACAAGGGCGCGGTGCAGGACGTGCTGTGGGACGGCCCGGCGTTCGCCGCCGGCATCATCGCCGGCAACAGCATCGTCGCGGTCAACGGTCGCGAATACAGCGCCGACGTCATCAAGGACGCGATCACCGCGGCGAAGGGCGGCACCGCGCCGATCGAGCTGCTGGTCAAGCGCGGCAACCGCTATGACACGCTGCGCATCGACTACCACGGCGGCCTGCAGTATCCGCACCTGGAGCGCATCGCCGGCAAGCCGGACCGGCTGAGCGAGCTGTACAAGGCGCGTTGAGCCGTCGTGGACTGCAGCGGCTGCGCGCGATCGCAACGCGCAGCCGCCGCTCAAACATGGCGAGAAAAAAGGCGCTGATGTGCGCGCACTGCTTTTTTGTAGGAGCGGCTTCAGCCGCGACAGGCACTATCGGTAACGCACGTCGCGGCTGAAGCCGCTCCTACAGGGGGCGCGAACGGCATCCGGTATTCGGGAAAGCCCGCTAGCGGCAATGCACATCCGACACGGCGATGCCGGTCTGGCCCTTGTAGTCGATGTAGCCGATCGACTGCACGCATTTGTTGCGGCCATCGATGCGCACCGGGCCGGCCTGATAGGAGTACGTGTCGTCGTCGCGCGCCCACCACGGAGCCCATTGCCACACGCCGCAGTTGTTCTTGTTGGGCTTGCAGACGTAGACCTCCACGCTGGTGGTCAAGGCCTTGCCCCAGGTCGGGCCGGCGTGCGCGAACACGGCGCAGTTCTTGCCGTTGCCGCTGTTGTAGTACAGCTGCAACTCGCCGACTTTCTCGCCGCCGATGCGCACCGGCTTGTGATCGATGAGGTTGCCGCCGCATCCGTCCGCGCGCGCGGCGCCCGCGTAGCCGAGTGCGAGCAAGGTGAACAGCATCAGAGTGGGATATCGCATGGGTGGCCTCGTCCGTTGGGGTAGGTGCGATCCAGCGCCCGCGGTGCGCGAGCGAAGCGGAGCGGCAGTGCCTTGCGCCGATGCCGACACGATCCAGTGACGTCACCACCGATCCAGGGCCGATGCTAAAGCGGTGGGTTCAGCGCCGCGTGAAAGAGCGCTATCGACGCAACGGTTGCCGAGGACATGCGATCGCGGTGCGGGGGCAGGGCATCCTGGGGCGCGTCCGATGCGATTTCTGCGCCGATCGATAAGGCCGATGCCGCCTGCGCCCTTGCAGCCGGTGCTGCGAGGCGTCTGGCACGCTGCTCCGGACGCACGGGCGCGCCGCACTCGCGGCCTCCGCAGTCGTGGCTTCGTCGCGGCATCGGGATGCCAAGCCCGGTCGGCATCGAAAGCGGAGCGTAGCCTGCCGCTGCGCGCGCCTCGCGTCGGGCAATGCTGGCTGCAGCCGCACCCTGTCGCGCAACCTGAGACCGCCAGCCACTATGCTGGCGCATCCCTGCAACCGGAAACAGCGAGATGGCGAAGGCGAAGACGGCCTATGTGTGCGGCGACTGCGGCGCCGAATACACCAAGTGGCAAGGCCAGTGCACCGAGTGCGGGGCATGGAATTCGCTGAGCGAGATCGTGCTGGAGAGCGCGTCGGCGGCCAAGGCGCCAGCCGCGGCGCGGCGCAGCGGCTGGGCCGGCAAGGCCGAGACGCCGAAGATCACCGCGCTCAAGGACGTGGAGCATCGCGACCAGGCGCGCGTATCCACCGGCATCGGCGAGTTCGACCGGGTGCTCGGCGGCGGCCTGGTCGAAGGCGCGGTGGTGCTGATCGGCGGCGACCCGGGCATCGGCAAGTCGACGCTGCTGCTGCAGGCGCTGGCGAAGATGGCCGGTACGCTGCCGGTGCTGTACGTGACCGGCGAGGAATCGCTGGCCCAGGTCGCCGGCCGCGCGGTGCGCCTGGACCTGCCGCTGGAGGGCCTCAACGCGCTGGCCGAGACCGGCATCGAGCAGATCCTCCAGCACGCCAGCGCGGCGCGGCCCAAGCTGATCGTGGCCGATTCGGTGCAGACCCTGTGGACCGAGTCGCTGACCGCCGCGCCCGGCTCGGTGAGTCAGGTGCGCGAGAGCGCGGCGCGGCTGGTGCGCTACGCCAAGGAGACCGGTACCGCGGTGTTCCTGGTCGGCCACGTGACCAAGGAAGGCGGCATCGCCGGCCCGCGCGTGCTCGAGCACATGGTCGATGCGGTGCTGTATTTCGAAGGCGAGAGCGGCAGCCGCTTCCGCCTGCTGCGCGCGTTCAAGAACCGCTTCGGCGCGGTCAACGAGCTGGGCGTGTTCGCGATGGGCGAGAAGGGGCTGAAGGAAGTGTCCAATCCGTCGGCGATCTTCCTGTCCGGCAGCAGTGCCAACCAGCCCGGCAGCTGCGTGATGGTCACGCGCGAGGGCACGCGGCCGTTGATGGTGGAAGTGCAGGCGCTGGTCGATGCCTCGCCGCTGTCCAATCCGCGGCGGGTGGCGGTGGGCCTGGAGCAGAACCGGCTGGCGATGCTGCTGGCGGTGCTGCACCGGCACGGCGGCATCGTGGTCGGCGACCAGGACGTGTTCGTCAACGTGGTTGGCGGCATCCGCGTGCAGGAGACCGCGGCCGATCTGCCGGTGCTGCTGGCGGTGCTGTCCTCGCTGCGCGACCGGCCGCTGGCGGAGAAGACCATCGCCTTCGGCGAGGTCGGCCTGTCCGGCGAGATCCGGCCGGTGCCCAACGGCGAGGACCGGCTGCGCGAGGCGGCCACGCATGGCTTCAAGCGCGCCATCGTGCCCAAGGCCAATGCGCCCAAGACCGGCGTGGTCAAGGGCATGGAAGTGATCGCGGTGGAGCGCCTTTCGCAGGCGCTGGAGGCGGCGAGCGCGTAGCCGCTCCACGACCGCCGGCAGGTGTGCATGTAAGCGTTTCCATGCGGCGGCGTTTATGCCACCATGCCGCCCGCTGCAGTGAGGCAGCGGTTCAAGAAAAAAGGGAAACACAATGGAATGGATGTTGATGCCGCTCAAGCGCTACGCGGATTTTTCCGGGCGTTCGCGGCGCAAGGAGTACTGGATGTTCACGCTGTTGAACATCGTGGTGATCACCGTGCTGATGGTGTTGATGGGCGTCGGCGGCGGCGTCGGCGGCCAGAACGGCACCGGGACGCTGTCGCTGGTGGCGGTCGTGCTGCTGGGCCTGTACTCGCTGGCGGTGCTGGTGCCGTCGATCGCGGTGCAGGTGCGCCGCTTTCACGACCAGGGCAAGTCCGGCTGGTACGTGCTGCTGGGCCTGATTCCGTGGCTGGGCGGCGTCGTGATCCTGGTCTTCATGTTCATGGAAGGCACCAAGGGCGCCAACGCCTACGGTCCGGATCCGAAGCAGGTCTGAGGCGCGATCCGAGCGTGCAGCAGCCGGGCCCTGTGCCCGGCTGCTGCCGGCGCATCGGCGCGCATGCTGGGCGCTGCGGCATCGAGTGCCGATGCTGCCGCGCTGCCGCAACGCGAGTTCGATGATCGACCAATACGTGGGCAAGGTGCGCGGCGCGATGCATCGACGTTCGCGCGCCTGCGCACGCGCAAGGGATTTGCGGCGAACCGGCTGAGTGCACCGTGGAGGAGCTTCAGTCCTGACGCTGTCCGAAGCCGTTGAGCTCACCGCTTCGTTCGTCGCGACTGAAGTCGCTCCCACAGTGGGCTTGCGGCGAGCTGGCTGGGTGCACTGTGGGAGGGACTTCAGTCCCGGCGCTGTCCGAAGCCGTTGAGCTCACCGCTTCGCTCGTCGCGACTGAAGTCGCTCCCACAGTAGGCTTGCGGCGAGCTGGCTGGGTGCATTGTGGGAGGGACTTCAGTCCCGACGCTGTCCGAAGCCGTTGAACTCACTGCTTCGCTCGTCGCGACTGAAGTCGCTCCTGCAGTGGGCTTGCGGCGAGTTGGCTGGGTGCATTGTGGGAGGGACTTCAGTCCCGACGCTGTCCGAAGCCGTT
This sequence is a window from Xanthomonas sp. CFBP 8443. Protein-coding genes within it:
- a CDS encoding tetratricopeptide repeat protein, whose product is MNKSTAWMAPLLLAATAFQATAQTAPPQDVPFAGTLKIDVDATDLARRIFRVRTTIPATPGPMTLLYPQWIPGNHSPTGPIDKLAGLVVKANGQVLPWTRDQFDVFAFKVEVPQGASEIVAEYQFLSSQGDGQGRVMMTPEMLNLQWNTAALYPAGYYARNIKAQASVRLPPGWSYATALETAGRVGDTVTFKPIDFDDLVDSPMFAGKYYKRVALDAGGKAPVYLNVFADEAKSLEAKPEQIKAHAALVQQMDKLYGARHFDHYEFLLALTEKLGGIGLEHHRSSENSGPPNYFTEWDKSWAGRDLLAHEFNHSWNGKYRRGADLATPSFNVPMGDSLLWLYEGQTQFFGEVLAARSGLWTQVQARDMLAEVAATYQRGRPGMVWRTLQDTTNDPTMSMRRPRAYRSYQMSEDYYSGGQMLWLETDAKLRELSGNKRSIDDFAKAFFGMHDGAWDVNPYTFDDIVATLDGVAKYDWASFLRSRVDGHGPLVGGIEASGWKLVYSDQPNEAIKAYEATKKGVGLTYSLGLSLDDKGAVQDVLWDGPAFAAGIIAGNSIVAVNGREYSADVIKDAITAAKGGTAPIELLVKRGNRYDTLRIDYHGGLQYPHLERIAGKPDRLSELYKAR
- the radA gene encoding DNA repair protein RadA, translating into MAKAKTAYVCGDCGAEYTKWQGQCTECGAWNSLSEIVLESASAAKAPAAARRSGWAGKAETPKITALKDVEHRDQARVSTGIGEFDRVLGGGLVEGAVVLIGGDPGIGKSTLLLQALAKMAGTLPVLYVTGEESLAQVAGRAVRLDLPLEGLNALAETGIEQILQHASAARPKLIVADSVQTLWTESLTAAPGSVSQVRESAARLVRYAKETGTAVFLVGHVTKEGGIAGPRVLEHMVDAVLYFEGESGSRFRLLRAFKNRFGAVNELGVFAMGEKGLKEVSNPSAIFLSGSSANQPGSCVMVTREGTRPLMVEVQALVDASPLSNPRRVAVGLEQNRLAMLLAVLHRHGGIVVGDQDVFVNVVGGIRVQETAADLPVLLAVLSSLRDRPLAEKTIAFGEVGLSGEIRPVPNGEDRLREAATHGFKRAIVPKANAPKTGVVKGMEVIAVERLSQALEAASA
- a CDS encoding DUF805 domain-containing protein; this translates as MEWMLMPLKRYADFSGRSRRKEYWMFTLLNIVVITVLMVLMGVGGGVGGQNGTGTLSLVAVVLLGLYSLAVLVPSIAVQVRRFHDQGKSGWYVLLGLIPWLGGVVILVFMFMEGTKGANAYGPDPKQV